The following are encoded in a window of Syntrophorhabdaceae bacterium genomic DNA:
- a CDS encoding MotA/TolQ/ExbB proton channel family protein: MRHRWFGRVAVCGLIAGAYLFTALAGQANAWWDSKWQYRKKVVLNTTTEGADIREAITDLPVLLRLDAGNFTFGNAKPDGSDIRLVASDDKTPLKYHVERYSAKEEMALIWVKAPRVPAASNQEFVWLYYGNSGAATGEDSGGTYDTPQLAVYHLGEKEGAPHDATAYGNHAKEFTGKLDIAAAIGRGVTMGGQGDKLVIAKSPSMNISKGFTFSAWVRSARAQQDARLLSWDDGKQSVVIGIDGAKLYCVFTDAKKKTATEKTVDIPAQKWAHVGVSAEPGKNLAVYVNGQEKTSQKLSGGLVEPVADIGIGATVQGKNGFAGDIDEIEIAGIARSAAYIRAEALSQGPETPLLSYLDEETSSGGGSQNLTVHLLVVTAKAITLDGWLIIGAIIIMVGITWILFFNKFSGLKRLNKENAAFADAFSQSTSVLALRESDTEYEGSSLFRVYKAGMAELERRFGRTDKTDTVCLPQQAFTAFKGVLAKASLQESKRNTSGLILFTLSISGGPFMGLFGTVWGVINTFAGVAEAGEANLAAIAPGVASALACTLMGLVLAIPALFQYSFLSQDIKNMSADMNVFMEEFTTRVEEEYGGKT, encoded by the coding sequence ATGCGGCATAGGTGGTTTGGGAGAGTAGCGGTGTGCGGGCTTATAGCCGGAGCATATTTATTCACGGCCCTGGCCGGGCAGGCAAACGCCTGGTGGGACTCAAAGTGGCAGTACAGAAAGAAAGTAGTTTTGAACACTACCACTGAAGGTGCCGACATCAGGGAAGCCATCACGGATCTTCCCGTGTTGCTCAGGCTCGACGCGGGCAATTTCACCTTCGGAAACGCCAAACCCGACGGATCGGACATCAGATTGGTTGCATCTGATGACAAGACGCCCCTTAAGTACCACGTAGAACGCTATAGCGCCAAGGAAGAGATGGCATTGATCTGGGTGAAAGCGCCCAGAGTGCCGGCGGCCTCCAATCAGGAGTTCGTCTGGCTTTACTACGGTAACAGCGGGGCGGCAACAGGTGAAGACTCCGGGGGGACCTACGACACACCGCAACTCGCCGTATATCATCTTGGTGAAAAGGAAGGCGCACCGCATGATGCCACCGCCTATGGCAATCACGCCAAAGAGTTTACGGGCAAGCTCGACATCGCGGCCGCCATCGGACGAGGCGTCACCATGGGCGGCCAGGGCGATAAACTCGTTATCGCCAAGTCCCCTTCGATGAACATTTCCAAAGGCTTTACGTTCTCAGCATGGGTGCGTTCGGCGCGCGCTCAGCAGGACGCGAGACTTCTCTCCTGGGACGACGGTAAACAATCCGTGGTAATCGGTATCGATGGCGCAAAGCTGTACTGCGTCTTTACTGACGCAAAAAAGAAGACCGCAACTGAAAAGACAGTCGATATACCCGCTCAGAAATGGGCTCACGTGGGCGTGAGCGCAGAGCCGGGCAAGAACCTGGCGGTCTACGTAAACGGACAAGAGAAAACGTCACAAAAACTCTCCGGTGGGCTTGTTGAGCCGGTGGCTGACATAGGGATCGGCGCTACGGTACAGGGGAAGAATGGCTTTGCCGGCGATATCGACGAAATTGAAATTGCAGGGATAGCGCGCAGCGCGGCATACATAAGGGCAGAGGCACTAAGTCAGGGTCCCGAGACGCCCCTTCTCTCGTATCTTGATGAAGAAACCTCGTCAGGGGGCGGATCGCAGAATTTGACTGTACACCTGCTTGTTGTAACCGCCAAGGCGATCACCCTCGACGGCTGGCTCATCATCGGTGCAATTATCATCATGGTGGGTATCACCTGGATCCTGTTCTTTAACAAGTTCAGTGGTCTTAAAAGGCTCAATAAAGAGAACGCCGCCTTCGCCGACGCCTTCAGTCAGTCGACGAGCGTTTTAGCTTTGCGGGAGTCAGATACGGAGTATGAAGGTTCTTCTCTTTTCAGAGTATATAAGGCGGGCATGGCCGAACTGGAGAGACGGTTCGGCCGGACAGACAAGACCGACACAGTCTGTCTTCCTCAACAGGCCTTCACAGCCTTCAAAGGCGTTTTGGCAAAAGCCTCACTGCAGGAGAGCAAAAGGAACACCTCGGGACTCATCCTCTTCACACTCAGCATTTCGGGGGGGCCTTTCATGGGGCTCTTCGGCACGGTCTGGGGCGTCATTAACACCTTCGCGGGCGTGGCTGAAGCCGGTGAGGCGAACCTCGCGGCCATTGCGCCGGGTGTTGCGTCGGCCCTTGCCTGCACGCTTATGGGACTCGTGCTCGCTATCCCGGCCCTTTTTCAGTACAGCTTCCTGTCGCAGGACATAAAGAACATGAGCGCCGATATGAACGTGTTCATGGAAGAGTTCACCACCAGGGTCGAAGAAGAGTACGGAGGTAAAACGTGA
- a CDS encoding biopolymer transporter ExbD — MSKNPYDDLEVHAELNVVPLLDLAWNLLIVFIMVVTATVQGINVNLPKASAAASNIKPATKAITITAEGTIYLDSFPVTLPELETRLKQIKAVNPNFPVVIKGDEKISYKSVIDVLDLLTRLEITQLGLVTQKLVK, encoded by the coding sequence GTGAGCAAAAACCCTTACGATGATCTTGAAGTGCACGCCGAACTGAACGTGGTGCCGCTTCTCGATCTGGCCTGGAACCTTCTCATCGTTTTTATCATGGTTGTGACGGCGACGGTGCAGGGTATTAACGTGAACCTTCCCAAGGCAAGCGCGGCAGCTAGCAATATCAAGCCCGCGACCAAGGCCATTACGATCACGGCCGAGGGCACTATTTATCTCGATAGCTTTCCCGTCACCCTGCCGGAACTTGAAACTAGGCTCAAGCAAATAAAGGCGGTCAATCCCAATTTTCCGGTCGTGATCAAGGGAGACGAGAAGATATCCTACAAGAGCGTCATTGACGTACTCGATCTGTTAACCAGGCTCGAGATCACGCAGCTTGGTCTGGTTACGCAAAAACTGGTGAAGTGA